The following proteins come from a genomic window of Rhodohalobacter sp. 614A:
- a CDS encoding Pycsar system effector family protein, which yields MSDKTEEPDLPGEPGNEENSDPNDQPKKKKLGSRRRGVSDMFRTSYRTHVELSAIADNKSNIMISINGIIISITIASISPKIDSNPWLLIPTSILLITCMVALVYSILAARPRVSNEKVTLDDVRANRSNILYFGNFFKLSRDEYVTGIEELMADSQRLYNTMARDLYGLGTVLETKFRLLRIAYNVFMWGLALSVSSYILVYFLVSGGTFF from the coding sequence ATGTCAGATAAAACAGAAGAACCGGATTTACCCGGAGAACCGGGGAATGAGGAGAATTCAGATCCTAATGATCAGCCCAAAAAGAAAAAGCTGGGATCGCGCCGGCGAGGAGTTTCGGATATGTTCCGGACATCCTACCGGACTCATGTTGAGCTGAGCGCCATTGCAGATAATAAGTCCAATATCATGATCAGTATTAATGGTATTATTATTTCCATTACTATTGCATCCATTTCACCCAAGATTGATTCAAATCCGTGGTTGTTAATTCCAACGTCCATTTTGTTGATTACCTGTATGGTTGCCTTAGTCTATTCAATCCTTGCGGCGCGTCCGCGTGTAAGCAATGAAAAAGTAACGCTGGATGATGTACGGGCAAATCGATCCAATATTCTTTATTTCGGCAATTTCTTTAAGCTAAGCCGGGATGAATATGTAACCGGGATTGAGGAGTTGATGGCCGATAGTCAACGCCTTTATAATACAATGGCGAGGGATTTGTATGGATTGGGAACCGTTCTTGAAACGAAATTCAGGCTGCTTCGGATTGCATACAACGTATTTATGTGGGGGCTGGCCCTGTCCGTAAGCAGTTATATTTTGGTGTATTTTCTCGTTTCCGGGGGAACGTTTTTTTAG
- a CDS encoding M20/M25/M40 family metallo-hydrolase, whose product MKRILQISLVIILVFSANLSAQTTEDVVDAIVREATENSQLEYLAHQLTDVIGPRLVGTPQMQHAHDWAVQQFGEWGIEAENQQFGEWQGWERGITHIDLVSPRVVSLSGQQLAWSPSTGEDGVTANLDILPTVENQEEFNEWLTTVEGKIILISEPQITGRPDDNWEEFATEESFEKMKKERDEQMAAWRENMEHIGYGRDLNKKLEEAGAAAIFQSRWSRGFGANKIFSANTENIPVIDLSLEDYGMLYRMVEYGDEPEVYVKAESKDLGKVPTFNTIATIPGTEKPEEYIILSAHYDSWDGGTGATDNATGSITMMETARILKEVYPNPKRTIIVGLWGSEEQGLNGSGAFVADNPEIVDNLQALFNQDNGTGRVVRISGQGFLHSYEFLQRWLSAVPSEITSHIETTFPGTPGGGGSDYASFVSAGAPGFSLSSLSWSYWNYTWHTNLDTYDKIVFDDVRNNAILTAILTYMASEDPATFPRDKAVLPINPRNGEQMTWPEPRTSNRTGLD is encoded by the coding sequence ATGAAACGAATTCTGCAAATCTCTTTAGTAATAATACTAGTCTTTTCGGCAAATTTATCGGCTCAGACAACCGAAGACGTAGTGGACGCCATTGTCAGGGAGGCGACTGAAAACTCTCAACTTGAATATTTAGCCCATCAGCTGACCGACGTGATTGGTCCGCGCCTTGTGGGAACTCCGCAAATGCAACATGCGCACGACTGGGCGGTACAGCAATTTGGCGAATGGGGCATCGAAGCCGAAAATCAGCAGTTTGGCGAATGGCAAGGCTGGGAACGAGGTATCACGCACATTGACCTGGTTTCTCCACGAGTGGTTTCCCTGAGTGGACAGCAGTTGGCATGGAGTCCATCAACGGGTGAAGATGGAGTAACAGCAAATCTGGATATTCTGCCAACGGTTGAAAATCAGGAGGAATTTAACGAATGGCTTACTACGGTGGAGGGTAAAATTATTTTGATTTCAGAGCCGCAAATTACGGGCCGTCCGGATGATAACTGGGAAGAGTTTGCTACGGAAGAATCGTTTGAAAAAATGAAGAAAGAACGCGATGAACAAATGGCGGCTTGGCGGGAAAATATGGAGCATATTGGCTATGGCCGCGACCTTAATAAAAAACTGGAAGAAGCTGGGGCGGCTGCCATCTTTCAATCCAGATGGTCGCGGGGATTTGGGGCGAATAAGATTTTTAGCGCCAATACAGAAAACATTCCGGTGATCGACCTTTCTCTGGAAGATTATGGAATGCTCTATCGAATGGTGGAATATGGCGACGAACCGGAAGTGTATGTGAAAGCGGAATCAAAAGATCTTGGCAAAGTACCGACTTTCAACACGATCGCAACGATTCCGGGCACGGAAAAACCGGAGGAGTATATCATTCTTTCCGCTCATTACGATTCCTGGGATGGAGGAACCGGTGCAACGGATAATGCGACCGGATCTATTACTATGATGGAAACCGCACGTATTTTGAAGGAGGTGTATCCAAATCCTAAACGGACGATTATTGTCGGTCTTTGGGGTAGCGAAGAACAAGGGCTGAATGGATCCGGCGCCTTTGTTGCAGACAACCCTGAAATTGTAGACAACCTGCAGGCCCTCTTCAATCAGGATAACGGAACCGGACGCGTGGTTCGCATTTCCGGCCAGGGATTCCTTCATTCCTATGAATTTTTGCAGCGATGGCTGTCGGCTGTTCCAAGTGAGATTACCAGTCATATCGAAACCACGTTTCCCGGCACGCCCGGCGGCGGCGGTTCTGACTATGCTTCTTTTGTATCAGCCGGTGCTCCCGGATTTTCGTTGAGTTCGCTAAGCTGGAGCTATTGGAATTACACTTGGCACACCAATCTCGATACCTATGATAAAATTGTGTTTGACGATGTTCGTAACAACGCCATTTTAACGGCTATTTTAACTTATATGGCCAGTGAAGATCCGGCAACATTTCCACGCGATAAAGCCGTGCTTCCGATCAACCCAAGAAATGGAGAACAAATGACCTGGCCCGAACCACGGACGTCTAACCGTACCGGTCTCGATTGA
- a CDS encoding HD domain-containing protein: MDHNGIVKNAETHVRELYQTHFKPEFVYHNLDHVQSVVKAAGQVAGHYQLEGEDKAAVLIASWFHDTGYLFNSNDHEERSAELAVSFLKQEKAEESLITKVKECILATKIFKKSPSLIAKIVSDADLFHLGTSEFWKSNKRMREEMNRRFGKDISAEKWQRGTLSLLKRHRFETDFCKNRLREGKKENITQLQEWLEVEKRKRT; encoded by the coding sequence ATGGATCACAATGGCATTGTGAAAAATGCGGAGACGCACGTCCGGGAACTCTATCAAACACATTTCAAGCCAGAATTTGTGTATCACAACCTGGATCATGTACAAAGCGTGGTAAAAGCTGCCGGCCAGGTTGCCGGGCATTACCAGCTGGAAGGCGAAGATAAAGCTGCTGTTCTGATTGCCTCGTGGTTTCATGATACGGGATACCTGTTCAACAGTAATGACCATGAAGAGAGGAGCGCTGAACTAGCTGTCTCTTTTTTGAAACAGGAAAAGGCAGAAGAGAGCCTTATCACTAAAGTAAAAGAGTGCATTTTAGCCACGAAAATTTTCAAGAAGTCTCCTTCATTAATTGCAAAAATTGTTTCTGATGCGGATTTGTTTCATCTGGGCACCTCAGAATTCTGGAAAAGTAATAAGAGGATGAGAGAAGAAATGAATCGGCGTTTTGGAAAGGATATTTCAGCAGAGAAATGGCAGAGAGGTACGTTAAGCCTGCTAAAAAGACATCGGTTTGAAACAGATTTTTGTAAGAACCGACTTCGGGAAGGGAAGAAAGAAAATATTACCCAGCTGCAAGAGTGGCTGGAAGTTGAGAAACGTAAAAGAACGTAA
- the vapC gene encoding type II toxin-antitoxin system VapC family toxin, whose product MILVDTSVWIDYFNGVENWQTDSLDRLLIQETVLIGDIILTEILQGFDSDNDFKKAKEALDPLDCVHLGGKELAIQAASNYRLLRAKGITIRKTVDMLIANWCISHTVELLHNDKDFERIAGELALGIYGA is encoded by the coding sequence GTGATTTTAGTAGATACGAGTGTCTGGATTGATTATTTCAACGGAGTCGAAAATTGGCAAACGGATAGTCTCGATCGCCTTCTCATTCAGGAAACGGTGCTAATTGGAGACATTATTCTCACCGAAATTTTACAAGGATTTGATTCGGACAACGACTTTAAAAAAGCGAAGGAAGCTCTTGATCCTTTAGACTGCGTACATTTGGGAGGAAAAGAATTAGCCATTCAAGCGGCGTCGAATTATCGGTTGTTACGCGCAAAAGGAATTACCATTCGAAAAACCGTTGATATGCTCATCGCAAACTGGTGCATTTCCCATACAGTAGAATTGCTGCATAATGATAAAGATTTCGAGAGGATTGCAGGGGAGTTGGCATTGGGTATTTATGGGGCTTAA
- a CDS encoding tetratricopeptide repeat protein, whose product MTQQTNIRMLAAVMFADIVGYSKMMQQDEQKAKFLRDRQRTVINKLLLKYHGQVMQYYGDGILIMFGSALDAVNCGWDIQKKLKKDPAVPMRIGIHMGDVMYDDEGIYGDAVNIAARVQSLGISGSVMMSGKVVDEIKNQPGFRVESFGELELKNIYMPVGIYALANNGIDVPSQSYIRRLTGSNLKSIAVLPFNNFSSESDNEYFSDGITEEIINALTRIKDLQVASRTSVFTYKKDIKDIREIGKELNVSTVLEGSVRKAGNKIRVTAQLINTENGFHIWSENFDGEMEDIFTVQDEISRKIVDKLQDSFSHEEQKQKVYESSTDSVEAYNYYLQGLYYWNKRTPEAVFKAIDYFDRAIGECETYTNALAFLANCYTYLGTIGHMAGERAFLIAEKYALRAIEINNSRADSYIALGYVNLLFKWEFSSAESNFRKAITLEPDNSEGRQVLALYYRIIGRYDKMLIQAESAVKIDPLSLPALLESGRSHMILGNYEKALNAFNEALELDPLFRSALEGKAMVYLVQKKYDKSLRMIKKYAKLIDSKYRGATQLAFIYAMMGDKDLAGEYLDLMKEREKEEPDRNLTLDFAMVYAALGDKDRAFEYLQKAVDIKLGSILLIHSLPIADQLKDDPRYNQIVDEIGLPNENISADH is encoded by the coding sequence ATGACACAACAGACCAACATAAGAATGCTTGCCGCTGTAATGTTTGCTGATATTGTCGGCTATTCGAAAATGATGCAGCAAGATGAACAGAAAGCTAAATTTTTGCGTGACCGCCAGCGAACCGTCATCAATAAACTCCTGCTGAAATATCATGGGCAGGTGATGCAGTATTACGGCGATGGAATTCTCATCATGTTTGGCAGTGCGTTGGATGCTGTTAACTGTGGGTGGGACATTCAGAAGAAATTGAAAAAAGATCCGGCAGTTCCCATGAGAATTGGCATTCATATGGGAGATGTAATGTACGACGATGAAGGAATTTATGGCGATGCGGTAAACATTGCCGCACGGGTTCAGTCGCTTGGTATTTCCGGTTCGGTTATGATGTCGGGCAAAGTGGTGGATGAAATTAAAAATCAGCCGGGTTTTCGGGTTGAGTCATTCGGCGAACTGGAGCTCAAAAATATTTATATGCCCGTGGGAATTTATGCTCTTGCCAATAACGGGATTGATGTACCGTCGCAAAGTTACATTCGCAGGCTTACCGGTAGCAACCTTAAAAGCATTGCGGTTCTTCCATTCAACAATTTTAGCTCCGAAAGCGATAATGAATATTTTAGTGACGGAATCACCGAGGAAATCATAAATGCCCTGACAAGAATTAAGGATTTACAGGTGGCCTCGCGCACGTCCGTATTCACCTATAAAAAAGACATCAAAGATATCCGGGAAATCGGGAAGGAGTTGAATGTAAGTACTGTGCTTGAAGGGAGTGTGCGAAAGGCAGGGAATAAGATTCGTGTAACGGCCCAGCTCATCAATACGGAGAATGGTTTTCATATTTGGTCTGAGAATTTTGACGGGGAGATGGAAGATATCTTTACTGTGCAGGATGAGATCTCCCGAAAAATTGTAGATAAGCTTCAGGATAGTTTCAGCCATGAAGAGCAGAAGCAGAAAGTTTATGAATCGTCTACCGATAGTGTTGAAGCGTACAATTATTATCTGCAAGGTTTATACTACTGGAACAAGAGAACTCCGGAAGCTGTTTTTAAAGCCATCGATTATTTTGACCGCGCTATTGGCGAGTGCGAAACGTACACAAACGCGCTGGCTTTCTTGGCAAACTGTTACACGTACCTCGGCACCATTGGGCACATGGCTGGCGAACGGGCATTTCTTATTGCGGAAAAATATGCTTTGCGCGCAATTGAGATTAACAATTCCCGGGCCGACTCCTATATAGCGCTGGGATATGTAAATCTGCTTTTTAAATGGGAGTTCAGTAGTGCGGAATCAAATTTCCGGAAGGCAATAACGCTGGAACCGGATAACAGCGAAGGACGCCAGGTTTTGGCCCTTTATTATCGGATTATCGGCAGGTATGACAAGATGCTGATACAGGCTGAATCGGCTGTTAAAATTGATCCGTTGTCGTTACCGGCGCTTCTCGAATCGGGCCGTTCTCATATGATTTTAGGAAATTATGAAAAAGCCCTGAATGCATTCAATGAAGCGTTAGAGCTGGATCCGTTATTCAGGTCAGCTTTGGAGGGTAAAGCGATGGTTTATTTGGTTCAGAAAAAGTACGACAAGTCCCTTCGTATGATTAAGAAATATGCCAAATTGATCGATTCCAAATACAGGGGAGCTACACAGCTTGCTTTTATTTATGCTATGATGGGTGATAAAGATCTTGCCGGGGAGTACCTGGATCTGATGAAAGAACGGGAGAAAGAGGAGCCGGACCGAAATCTTACGCTGGATTTTGCAATGGTTTACGCGGCACTTGGAGATAAAGATCGTGCTTTTGAATATTTACAAAAAGCTGTAGATATAAAACTGGGATCCATCCTGTTGATCCATTCACTCCCGATTGCGGATCAATTAAAGGATGATCCCCGGTACAATCAAATTGTGGATGAAATTGGATTGCCAAATGAAAATATCAGCGCAGATCATTAA
- a CDS encoding BamA/TamA family outer membrane protein — protein sequence MFKKFTLIPLLLLLASCTQSVLYIDKDDDQQVPQTPPPEEDLVYRVFLIGDAGKPSLDAHEPVLKLLQSFLEDAGEQSSAIFLGDNVYEVGLPDSTDLDRELYERRLIEQLKTVENFPGRVVFIPGNHDWDNDGPEGWEKVKRQEQFIEEYLDRGNTFLPDGGFPGPVTFKLLDKDDDERLREDIRLIVLDTQWWLHQHEKPYGDTGDYELSDAGDILIELDDILKKQRNDHLLIAAHHPLITHDNHGGYLPPSTHLKPPVFGSLYMLYRRVFGFRQDVHHHRYRGMADALQKLFNTYELEDLIYASGHSHGLQYHREEGSRISHHYLVSGAGSKETYIAHGRGAEFTYGNSGFITVQYYADGSVWMEGWAPEGDGSTGTLLYRTEMKPPHEDAFPDEIITESIPDNDYTDSTKTVAANPGYDGKSFLFEWIIGKHNRKYWSVKSEFPVFDVTEIEGGLTPVRIGGKGQSTTVHLESEEGRDFVLRSVDKRAGRIWSDDLRKTFALDVAQDQFSIINPYAALVIPDLADAAGVYHTNPKIYFVPDDPQLGAYAEEISGELALFEERPNGDMSDVASVGHSEEILSSVELLREVDNDIDHRVDQDAFARARLLDMLLADWDRHSDQWRWASFEPEDEKGKIYKPVPRDRDVAMMRMTGLIPNLARFMGPFFQYQNFSESYGNLKGLNFNSLDMTRRFTNQLTQSDWLEIARDIETSLTDEVIEKAIRNYPEPVFEKYGDETIRILKARRDKLIDVTEEYYGLISGVVSIPGSNKRERFEVEVLSNEEVRVKVSKLSGKGELREQYFDRTFQASETRELWLYGMGDSDQFRLSGDSSNPIKIRVSGGSGEDEYLDETPRKGLGRTVVIYDTESGNHIEPGNNTKTKLEDIPGNIRYNYKTDFRWNTNRLGLYFDYNSNDGLFFGGGPQITRHGFRKHPASHHFARANFAPLTGAANIRYDGTWYQISGDWRAELDAQFHFPKSYKNFFGLGNETTLEDRSLNYYRARLYQYSVAPRLAIQRNIMDFYTGVRLRATNVDADPDNIVSDPDLNIPAGDFREQLFGGVTLGVRFSDIDNSLNPRHGYRFLSEGEINFGLMNTSDNFTQLHSELELYFSPFTESQITLANRTGGAHNFGEFPFYEANTLGGTTNLRGFNNRRFSGRSSFFNNTELRLELFDFYRYLLGGSGGINGFFDTGRVWSDGESSSMWHIGYGGGIWFNAFDSVLINAAVGFSDETTIFTVKTGFLF from the coding sequence ATGTTTAAGAAGTTTACTCTCATACCCCTCCTGCTCTTACTGGCTTCCTGTACGCAGTCTGTATTGTATATTGATAAGGATGATGATCAGCAGGTTCCACAAACTCCTCCGCCGGAGGAAGATTTGGTCTACCGTGTTTTTTTGATTGGTGATGCCGGTAAGCCCTCGCTGGACGCCCATGAACCGGTTCTTAAACTTTTGCAATCATTTTTGGAGGATGCAGGGGAGCAGAGTTCAGCCATTTTTCTGGGGGATAATGTGTACGAAGTGGGCCTTCCCGATTCCACGGACCTGGACCGGGAATTGTATGAACGCCGGCTGATTGAACAGTTAAAAACAGTGGAGAATTTTCCGGGCCGTGTGGTGTTCATTCCCGGAAATCACGACTGGGATAACGACGGGCCTGAGGGCTGGGAGAAGGTAAAGCGGCAGGAACAATTCATCGAAGAATATCTAGATCGGGGCAATACTTTTCTTCCTGATGGCGGATTCCCGGGGCCGGTTACATTCAAACTCCTGGATAAAGATGATGATGAACGCCTGCGAGAAGACATTCGCCTGATTGTGCTGGATACACAGTGGTGGCTTCATCAACACGAAAAACCATACGGCGATACCGGCGATTACGAACTTTCTGATGCGGGAGACATTCTCATTGAATTGGACGACATCCTGAAGAAGCAGCGAAATGATCACTTGTTAATCGCAGCTCACCATCCGCTTATCACACATGACAATCACGGGGGCTATCTGCCGCCATCAACACATTTAAAGCCGCCTGTTTTTGGAAGCTTGTATATGTTGTACCGCCGTGTTTTCGGGTTCCGGCAGGATGTGCATCACCATCGATATCGGGGAATGGCCGATGCTCTGCAAAAGCTGTTCAACACTTACGAACTTGAGGATTTGATTTATGCCTCCGGCCATTCTCACGGGCTGCAATATCATCGGGAAGAAGGTTCGAGAATCAGCCACCATTACCTGGTCAGCGGAGCCGGCAGTAAAGAAACCTATATCGCGCACGGCCGGGGAGCCGAGTTTACTTATGGAAACAGTGGTTTTATCACGGTTCAATATTATGCCGACGGATCTGTTTGGATGGAAGGCTGGGCGCCGGAGGGCGATGGTTCAACGGGAACATTGCTTTACCGAACTGAAATGAAGCCTCCTCATGAGGATGCTTTTCCTGATGAAATTATCACTGAATCCATCCCCGATAATGATTATACCGACAGTACGAAAACCGTTGCGGCAAATCCCGGATACGATGGAAAGAGTTTTCTTTTTGAATGGATTATTGGAAAACACAATCGCAAATACTGGTCGGTAAAAAGCGAATTTCCGGTGTTTGATGTAACTGAAATTGAAGGGGGATTAACCCCGGTACGGATTGGCGGAAAAGGTCAATCCACAACGGTGCACTTAGAAAGTGAGGAAGGACGGGATTTTGTTCTCCGGTCTGTAGATAAAAGGGCAGGCCGTATCTGGAGCGACGATCTTCGCAAGACCTTTGCCCTGGATGTGGCACAAGATCAGTTTTCCATTATCAATCCGTATGCCGCACTGGTGATTCCCGATCTGGCCGATGCCGCGGGTGTATATCATACCAATCCAAAAATCTATTTTGTTCCGGATGATCCACAACTTGGCGCTTATGCCGAAGAAATCAGTGGAGAGTTAGCGCTTTTTGAAGAGAGGCCCAACGGAGATATGAGTGATGTGGCAAGTGTTGGACATTCAGAAGAAATCCTGAGTAGTGTAGAGCTGTTGCGGGAAGTGGATAACGATATCGATCATCGGGTGGATCAGGACGCATTCGCCCGGGCGCGCCTGCTGGATATGCTGCTTGCTGACTGGGATCGCCACAGCGATCAGTGGCGCTGGGCATCGTTTGAACCGGAAGATGAGAAGGGCAAAATCTATAAACCCGTTCCCCGTGATCGTGACGTGGCCATGATGCGCATGACCGGTTTGATTCCAAACCTGGCCCGGTTTATGGGGCCTTTTTTCCAGTATCAAAACTTTTCGGAGAGCTATGGAAACCTGAAGGGATTGAATTTCAACTCGCTGGATATGACCCGCCGTTTTACTAATCAACTTACGCAGTCGGATTGGCTGGAGATTGCCCGGGATATTGAAACATCACTTACTGATGAGGTAATTGAAAAAGCCATTCGAAATTACCCTGAGCCTGTTTTCGAGAAATATGGTGATGAGACAATACGGATTTTAAAAGCCCGTCGGGATAAGCTGATTGATGTGACGGAAGAGTATTACGGGTTGATTTCGGGAGTGGTGTCCATTCCCGGAAGCAACAAGCGGGAACGGTTTGAGGTAGAGGTTCTGAGTAATGAGGAAGTGAGAGTGAAAGTCTCCAAGTTATCCGGCAAAGGCGAATTGCGGGAGCAGTATTTTGACCGAACTTTTCAGGCAAGCGAAACCAGGGAGTTGTGGCTTTACGGGATGGGAGACAGCGATCAATTCCGCTTGTCCGGCGATTCATCCAACCCGATTAAAATCAGGGTGTCCGGTGGTTCGGGAGAAGATGAATACCTGGATGAAACTCCAAGAAAAGGGTTGGGGCGTACCGTTGTAATTTACGATACGGAATCAGGGAATCATATTGAACCCGGCAACAATACAAAAACCAAACTGGAAGATATTCCGGGCAATATCCGGTATAATTACAAAACCGATTTCCGCTGGAATACAAACCGGCTTGGGCTTTACTTCGACTATAATTCTAACGATGGCTTGTTCTTTGGCGGCGGCCCGCAAATCACCCGTCACGGGTTTCGGAAGCATCCGGCTTCCCACCATTTTGCGAGAGCCAATTTTGCTCCGCTGACCGGCGCAGCGAATATCCGGTATGATGGAACTTGGTACCAAATATCAGGGGATTGGAGGGCTGAACTGGATGCCCAATTTCACTTCCCAAAAAGCTATAAGAACTTCTTCGGGTTGGGCAACGAAACCACACTTGAAGACCGTTCGCTAAACTATTATCGCGCCAGATTATACCAATATTCGGTGGCTCCGCGGTTGGCCATCCAAAGAAATATCATGGATTTTTATACCGGCGTGCGGCTTCGGGCAACAAATGTAGATGCAGATCCCGATAACATTGTTTCTGATCCCGATTTGAACATTCCCGCCGGCGATTTTCGAGAACAATTATTTGGCGGAGTCACGCTTGGGGTGAGGTTTTCTGATATCGATAATTCGTTGAATCCACGGCACGGTTACCGGTTTCTTTCAGAAGGGGAAATTAATTTCGGGCTGATGAATACGAGCGATAACTTCACACAACTCCATTCAGAGCTGGAACTCTATTTTTCACCGTTTACGGAATCTCAAATCACGCTTGCCAATCGTACCGGTGGCGCGCATAACTTCGGGGAGTTTCCTTTTTATGAAGCCAATACTCTTGGCGGTACCACCAATCTCAGAGGTTTCAACAACAGGCGTTTTTCCGGGCGATCCTCCTTTTTCAACAACACGGAATTGCGCCTGGAACTGTTCGATTTTTACAGATATCTGCTCGGTGGAAGTGGCGGCATTAATGGATTTTTTGATACCGGACGGGTGTGGTCCGACGGTGAATCGTCCTCCATGTGGCACATAGGATATGGCGGGGGAATCTGGTTTAATGCTTTTGATTCGGTTTTAATAAATGCAGCAGTCGGCTTTTCTGATGAAACCACGATTTTCACTGTCAAAACAGGATTTTTATTCTGA
- a CDS encoding type II toxin-antitoxin system VapB family antitoxin, which produces MRTNVVIDDDLMDEALKVSRLKTKKDAVEEGLKLLVQRKKQENIRNLRGKLSWSGDLEKMRTDTP; this is translated from the coding sequence ATGCGAACAAATGTAGTAATTGATGATGATTTGATGGATGAAGCATTGAAAGTCAGTCGTTTAAAAACCAAAAAGGATGCTGTTGAAGAAGGGCTGAAATTATTGGTTCAGCGAAAAAAACAGGAAAATATTCGAAATTTACGAGGAAAATTATCCTGGAGTGGTGATCTGGAAAAGATGAGGACTGATACACCGTGA